The DNA window gccatctaaatggtgattctttcttaaattttgagaaatccgcattattcattggtattgcttcacttttatttgcgttaatcttgtaacccgacacttctccatcttccttcaatttcttatgtaattcttttattgataattctggttctgttaagtatactataacgtcatctgcaaataaactgattttatattccttgtcttttattttcatcccttttattttattttctgttcttatcagttctgctagtggttctatggctaacgcgaacaataagggagatagtgggtatccctgccttgttgatctgcttaagttaaattgttttgatatatatccatttactgtcactttcgccaatggccccttatataatgctttaatctaatgaatatatttctctggtaagctgaatttttgtagtactttgaataaataattccattctactctgtcaaaggccttctctgcgtctaaagcaactgcgactgttggagctttattcccttctactgcatgaattaagttaataaatttacagatattgtctgttgttcgtctttttttaataaatccagtttggtctagatttactatttttggtacatagtcggctaatctgtttgctaatagtttagctattatcttataatctgtgttaagtgaagatattggtctatatgacgctggtgtgagtggatctttccctgtctttggtattactgtaattattgctgttttgcatgaatctggtaagctttatgttttatcaatctggttgattacttccaggaggggaggaattaataaatctttaaatgttttatagaattctattgggaatccatcctctcctggtgttttattgttcggtagttttttttattatctcctgtaattgttctatttcaaatggttttattaatttattttgctcctgtttgtaatttcggtagttcaattttagttagaaattcatctattttgtcttctttccctttgttttcagtttgatatagttgcttgcagaattccctgaagatttcattgatctccattggattatatgtaatttgcttgtcttttttccttaatgccaataccattctcttagtttgttctgtcttaagctgctaagctagaattttgtgtgttttttctcctagttcataatatttctgttttgtcttcattatgttcttctccaccttatatgtttgtagtgtttcatatttaatttttttgtctgccaattctcttcttttagttgtatcttcctttattgctaattctttttctatatttactatttccctttccaactgttgtttcctgattgtagtccttcttcatcttggttacataacttattatttgccctctaatgaatgttttcattgcgccccatagtataaacttatctttcactgattccatatttatttcaaagtacattttaatttgtctttcaatgaattgtttaaaatcctgccttttaagtagcatggagtttaatctccatctatacattctttgagggatgtcctctaactctattgtcaatatcaggggtgaatggtccgataatattctagctttatattctgtttttcttactctatctgtcttgcatacgagctgataacaggaataggtctcttcttgagtatgttttatgtctgcccgaataatatgaatattccttttcctttgggtgttgtttcctccatatatccaaaagttgcatttgttgcatcgatttaattataaatttggttactttgttctttctgttagtctttttcccagttttatccatgtttgaatccaaattaaggttgaaatcccctcctattagtatgttcccttgcgtgtctgctatcttcaaaaagatatcttgcataaatttttgatcttcttcgttaggtgaatatacattgagtaaattccaaaactccgaatatatctgacattttatcattacatatctccctgctggatctattatttccacttctattttaattggtacatttttactgattaatatagctactcctctagcttttgaattatatgacgctgctgttacatgtcctacccaatctctctttaatttcttgtgctccatttcagttaaatgtgtttcttgcacgaatgctatatcaattttttcttttttcagtaaatttagcagtttcttccttttgatttggttatgtattccgttaatatttaaagtcatatagttcaacatagccatttcatactttgtttatcttccctttctgtttcctcatcatcacctttccttcttatccatttctgctttcttgttttgaacactttataagacaacatttctaaaacatcaaagatttcccttattctcctatctaaaatttctttaaccccattatcccctccccttcctgagttgccctttatcccttgttgggcaaccacatctcccctctccatttggatttgcgaattcactcgcaagcgtcaactgatttatcagtgaccgtaactcctccccacccagcccccccagaaaagatttcaattttcatatataacaaaggtcactcttttaattccctccttacttcctctcttccctttcattcccttattaattcttacctatactctatatattttcctctaaatacggatacactcatgtacacacatatatacatacacacctatatatatatctttttcttttctttggcttggcttcgcggacgaagatttatggagggggtaaaaagtccacgtcagctgcaggctcgtttgtggctgaccagtccgatgtgggacaggcagacacgattgcagcggttgcaagggaaaattggttggttggggttgggtgttgggtttttcctcctttgccttttgtcagtgaggtgggctctgcggtcttcttcaaaggaggctgctgcccgccaaactgtgaggcgccaagatgcacggtttgaggcgttatcagcccactggcggtggtcaatgtggcaggcaccaagagatttctttaggcagtccttgtaccttttctttggtgcacctctgtcacggtggccagtggagagctcgccatataatacgatcttgggaaggcgatggtcctccattctggagacgtgacccatccagcgcagctggattatatatatatatacatatacatacccatatacacacatacatatagttcgtggtcatttttactctcgttacacgtcttcatctctctgtctgttttgtagttgttctgcaaattttcgtgcttccttcagatccgagaatagtctgttttgctgccctggaataactattttaagtaccgctgggtactttaacataaatttatatccttttttccataggatcgtttttgctgtattaaactcctttctcttcttcaggtgttcaaaacttatgtctggatagaaaattttttttttgtcctttgtattccagtggctttttgtcttctcttattttcttcgttgctttctccaatatattttctcttgttgtatatcttaagaattttactaaaatggatcttggtttttgctgtggctgtggtttcggggctaatgttctatgtgccctttctaattccatttcttcctgtaattctggtcttcctagaaccctggggatccaatcttttatacattctctcatattcttgccttcttcatcttccttaagtcccactatctttatattgtttcttctattataattttccatgatatctatcttctgagctaacagctcttgtgtctctttaacttttttattagattcttctaatttctattttcagtcctctacttccatttctacgattgtttctcgttcttccacattgtccactctttttcctatttctgacatgaccatctctaatctattcattttttcttctgcacttttaattcttctttttatttcactaaattcttttaattgccattcttttactgattccatatattctttaaaaaaaaatatctattgtcttgcctttcccttcttcttccatttctctctgttcttcttcttcctctggattggtcGTCTGTtgcttccttgttttctttttactctcttctttcttgttctcgttgttttctatgttctcttcctgttgttgtgttgcagctgtcatcctcagctgtggagatcgactcctcagctgttcccccctcccgtcagtgtgcttTTTTtcatgtgcagttgcgcacttttacttggctccgcgcgCCATTTTTGTCGTCCCGAGCTCGgaacttccactgaccttagggagcgggcttctctctccgtggcgggcctcctcggacaggtaaggccttcaccttcttcttccaacgttctttcttcttctcttcttcccgttgctttcgacttttctctcttcgctgccattttcttccaacctttacttttactttgttttaatttttattcttgtacctttgtgttttgtgtatttttttttaaacttttccggagagggctggagttccctgaccggccactactccatcatgtgactcctccccctgtggctgttacttgatgtagttttaattcgttgatagaaCGGATCAACATTTTGCATAGTTTCGCCACAAAACTTTCTTAATGGTGAATAACAAAACATTTACTGTATAAagatacaaagatatatatagagatacaaaaagttaaagagatacaaaaattcaaagaaaaatttctcgtgctcatgcttccttcacatcttgtagaatgagagcAAGCCATTAGTCTGGGCAGTTATTAGGACATATtccatagtcactatggtaacactacaaacagcagtcctcttaaagagacaggcacaaaattaacaaagaatTAACCTttaagttttaacctttacacatgGTGCCCAATGATGTATGTGATGTCTGGTGACATATGTTGTGCCCAGTGACGTATGTGGTGTATGTAGAGGAAGCATCTACCATCACTCCTGGTGCTCGGTGACATAGATGTGCCCAGTGATGCACATGGTTTCCGGTGATGTACAGGGTTCCTGGTGATGTTCACAGTGCCCGGTCAAGTATGTGGTGCCTGGTGACATATGTGGTGCCCAGTGATGTTCATGCTGCATGGTGATATATGCATGCCTGGTGAAGTTCGTGGTGCACGGTTACGTACACTGTGCCCGGTGATGTACATGGTGCCTGGTGATGTTCATGGTGCCCGGTGACATTCATGGTGCCCAGTGACAGACGCAGTGCCCGGTGATGTACGTGGTGCTTGGTGATGTATGTAGCACCCGGTGACATACGCGGTGCCCGGTGATGTACGTGGTGCTTGGTGATGTATGTAGCACCCGGTGTCATACGCGGTGCCTGGTGACGTACGTGGTGCCCGGAAACGTTCACTGTACCCAGTGACGTTTTCGGTGTCTGGTGCcctacaccacacatgtcaaactctggcctgcgatataattatatttggcccgcaagatcatttcaaaaatgtattggaggtggcccaccctgcagcgagaggcgatgctgttttttggtaatgtcacccccaccatcctcccccttcattgcacatccttccccaccccctaactatcccctcccccctaaaaccaccccccttaaaagatggccagaatattcttaaaaagaaatccagaatggtaaagttccacaaaccttctgctgggaatcctaacaacacctggGCATCAGATCcatgggacgcggagggagcaagagtgttgcaggttgaccgtgcaaactttgagaacaggataaacaaaattgtaacacgagaagtctgtcgatgtcatcagccggcaagccagttggaaggctccccgcacaaccagtcacttctcccacctgtcgagcggagCGGCAGATTGGCgaccgcctgtgatttcctgtcagcgcgacggacatggcaggctgtgcacggcccccgctgttccacaaaggctgatcggcagcgtgctgggcctgagtgggtaggtaagcaggggtgggcagagggtgtaggtgaggagtaatgggcaggggaagttatggtggtgcgaggggcagttagagggagggatgagtataaggaggggtggatagggaagaggtaaaaggggagggaagggcgagtaggggaggggtgattacagggtgagagatgggtagagggaggaacaggttgaggggagaggcagtagaggggcgtgtataggatggggtgggtagaggcagagcgagtggagtgaggggtgagtagaggttgggtaaaggactggtcaggtagagggatggtgggtcgagggtgaatagagacctagagcctgaggagtgagcaggaaatgctgagtcctgatgcaggccaaaatggacacagcctgtgaatactgactacatctccacagggaccaaataggtttccctcaggtcaagcaaagggtgaacttgagctacctactcctgacctgtaacattatccttctAAAGTtctatcctaaagtttaacattacatatgttgaaagaagagaaaacatgcagatgttgttgaaaattttcaataaatatttagttcggccctcgacttagtccaagtttttaattttggccctccgtgaatttgagtttgacacccctgccctacacGGTGCATCGTTACATACATGGTTGCCTGGTGACCTATATGGTGCCTGGTGACCTATATGGTGCCTGGTGAAGTTCATGGTGCCAGACACAGGTGCAGGGGAACCATCTACCACTCACCCCGGTAGTCAACATCGCCACGTCTGAGTCCACAGGCCCACTCACTCGGCAGGGCACCTTGGCAACAGAAGCGGGTCTCCTATAGCGTCACAGAACGAGACCAATCAGAGTCCCTCTTTGTAGCGCCGTCGTCTCGTCAGCACAACGGAAAGGCGATTGTGGCAACTTGCCAATCGCAGGCATCCATCCACCAATCAGGAGCCGTGTACCGCGCATGTCACCAATGGCAGTGCAGAAAAGCAATTACGTCATAGGACTGAATGATTGAGTATTAGAGATAAAACCTGGGAGCAGCGCAACATCCCTTTAGCGCAGTCTTTGACGGACGGGGGTGGGAACCAATAGGATCGGGGAATTGGCCCGGTGGAGGCGGCAAATGACGAGCTGACACCGAGGGTCGGGACGGCCTGGACGGCGGCCTGACACCGAGGGCCGCGGGGCGAACGCTGGAGTTTGCGGCGGAGGACAGGAAGAAAGGTACCGAGGGACCTGTCCCGGGatccctccccctcttctcctttcccgtcccctcctcctccctcgtgCCCTGCCTGTCtaatttctctctttccccccttccccacagGTGCCGGCGTGTGGTGGTGCCGTGGCTCCATGTCGTGCCGGGAGATGCATCCGGCCACAGTGCTGGCATTGCTGTGTGGCGTGTGCTCGCTGGCCGTGCTACTAGGAGCCACGCTGCTGCCTTGTTGGCGCACGCAGCGACTCTCCTCCACGAACCGGAATGAGCGCAACCTGACGGTGAGCGAGGGGTTGTGGAGTCGCTGTGTGCGGGCTCAGGGCCAGGCCGCCTGCTCCTACCGGGACGCTGACTGGTACCGTGCAGTGGACCAGTTGGACTTGCGGCTGCTGCAACTGGCCCTGCCGCTGGCTCTCGCTGCCGGTACCACTGCCGCTCTACTCTGTCTCCTTGGCATGTGTCACGCAGCCTGCAGCTCCCAGGCTCCTCGTGCTGGTCTGGCCAACTGCCTGGTGAACAGTGCTGGCTGCTACCTGGTGGCCGGCGTCCTCTTCCTCCTGTCCTCAGCCCTTGCCCTGGCTCCCTCGGCTTGGCTGCTGACGCACACCGCCCGCCTTAACCAGCGCTACGGGCCGGTGTGGAGCCCTGGCCTGGCCGCCTACCTGGCACTCGGCAGTGCCTCTGGCCTCCTCCTCACCAGCAGCCTCCTCTTCCTCTGGTATGGCTCCTGCCGGGAGTTGCCTTCCCCGCTCTGGCAGCCCCTGGCCCCCTCACCGGGCCGCCTGCCCTCCTATCTGCCCCCTTCCTCCTACCACTCCCATCTCTCCACCCTGGAGATCGACATCCCCTTGGTCAGGCAGCAGGCCTGCTGAGGGGGgttgtgtggggggaggggggggaggagttggGGGGGACGGGGAGGTGGGGACGACTCCACCCCTCAGGAAGGTGAGGGTGACCCACCTCCTCGAAATGCTGCAGCCTGTGTGATGAAGTTGCGTCTATGCCCTCCGAGATTGATATTGGGTCTCGATTCAGAAAGGAATGGTGTTCGCCTGCCCTCGGGCCTTCTGTCAGAACTGGTATGAAGGCAAAAGCGACTGCGGGATCTTAAACAACCTCCAGAACATCGAACCAACTGtgaaacactggagcacagaaacaggcctttcggcccttctcgtttgtgccgaactgttattctgcctcgtctCAACAACGTGCATGTGGAGCataccctcccattcatgtacctgtccagtcTCTTAAAATGTTAAAACGAGCCCACATCACCTCTGCTGGTAGCTTGATCCCCACTCCTCTAaatctctctcctttcacacttaacccatgtcctctaatttttGTCTTGCCTaacttaacctcagtggaaaatcctgctttcatttactctgtctattcccttcataattttaaataccgcgatcaaatctcccctcattcttctacgctccagggaataaagtcctaatctgtttattaacctttctctgtaactctgtacctgaagtctgggcaacattcttgtcaatcttctctgtactttttCTATCTAATTGATatgtttcctgtagttcagtgcacacaacactccaaatttagcctcacaagtgtcttgtacaactttacatcCTATTGATTTATGCCTTGGGGGAGGAGAGCGAGAGAGCGTTGAGGTCAGGGTTGTTACCTTCTGACCAGGATCAAGAACCAGCTGACATGACTGGAACAACAATTTAAGTGTTATTAACAAAAAGATGAAGAGAAATGTCTGAATCTGACAGTATGGAATGGGCCATTTGCCTCAActcctccatgctgaccaatgtGACATCTGgcccagtcccatttgcctgtgtttggtccaATCCTTCAAAACCTTCATAGACCTGTCCAAATGTGTTTAACTGTGCCTCCACCACttccagctcgttccacacacccaccaccttctatgtgaagaaggtgcccctcaggtcccctttataTCTCTCCTCTTTAACCTGTCCCTCTAGTTTGAGACTCCccaaccctggggaaaagactgtgaccacccaccttatccatgccccctttaattttataaacctctacaagatcccccctcaacatccttcactccaaggagaaaactcCCAGCCTATCTGGGTTTAAAAGGAGGAGAGACAGAtgattggggagggggagaggagagcaccGAGACCTCTTTGCTTCTCCCCAGTCTCTTTCCCCCTGGACGTGTGTCCTACCACCCCTTCCCACTGTAATCTGTTTGAAGCATCCTGTCCTGGAATGCTGACTTTCCACAGGtcctgtctaacctgctgagtcctccagaattgttccagattccagcaaaggtggttttcatttttttcttttgaatatgTAAGGTCTGAAGTTCCCCAACCACTGCAGGTGGGATTTGGTGGGTCTCTGGGGTAGGACAGGAGGGTACATACTGAATGTGCTCTGACTAGCAGTacattctctttctctgtctctgttcAGCTGGTGGTTCTGGGATTCTGCCTTGTGTGAAATGGGCAAGGTGACAACACTGTCCAGGCAGAGAGCAGTGTGCAACATGCCAGAACCATGCTGGGTGGGAACATTCTTCTGCTGGAAAGGTATTCATGAACATTTAGCCCTCATGTGTAATTATGGATTTGGCTCTGCATTCATTGggtcaggtgttttttttttccagcaccTCCTGAGGGTTTGGTGTGTCTGAGATGTTTGGAAACAGATTTCTCAGGCCACCAGGTCTGTGTGGACATCACCCACCTGTTGATAACAATTTCATTCACTGCACAGACCTGTTCATTAACTGCACATGCTCCCCCAACATAATCACAGGACGAAACTGCACATGGTTCTGGGTGAGGGTGAGGAGAGAGtgccaggtgggggggggggtgagaaaggAGTGCCCAATTTAGGTGAGAGGGGGTCCCTGTTCTGGGTGGGGCTGAGGAGGGAGCCTGTGGTGGGGCCGAGGGTGGGAAATCCCTGTTCCGGGTGGGGCCGAGGGGGGGAGTGCCCATTCCGGGTGGGGCCGAGGGGGGAGTGCCCATTCCGGGTGGGGCCGAGGGGGGGAGTGCCCATTCCGGGTGGGGCCGAGGGGGGGAGTGCCCATTCCGGGTGGGGCCGAGGGGGGGAGTGCCCATTCCGGGTGGGGCCGAGGGGGGGAGTGCCCATTCCGGGTGGGGCCGAGGGGGGGAGTGCCCATTCCGGGTGGGGCCGAGGGGGGGAGTGCCCATTCCGGGTGGGGCCGAGGGGGGAGTGCCCATTCCGGGTGGGGCCGAGGGGGGGAGTGCCCATTCCGGGTGGGGCCGAGGGGGGGAGTGCCCATTCCGGGTGGGGCCGAGGGGGGGAGTGCCCATTCCGGGTGGGGCCGAGGGGGGGAGTGCCCATTCCGGGTGGGGCCGAGGGGGGGAGTGCCCATTCCGGGTGGGGCCGAGGGGGGGAGTGCCCATTCTGGGTGGGGCCGAGGGGGGGAGTGCCCATTCCGGGTGGGGCCGAGGGGGGAAGTGCCCATTCCGGGTGGGGCCGAGGGGGGGAGTGCCCATTCCGGGTGGGGCCGAGGGGGGGGAGTGCCCATTCCGGGTGGggccgagggggggggggagtgcctaTTGTGGGCAGCTTGAGAAGGGTCCATGTTCCCACCAGCATCTTTGCTGTATCCTTTCACTTCACCACCTCTCTGttgggtggtggggagaggagcTGTCCTATTACTGTGCAAGAAGGCAAACATCACAATTATTCAGAACTGggaatttttataacatgaatctGTACATATTCCAAAGTACATTAACGTGTAAACACTGGTTTGTTTCATAATGAacactcccctccttcccccagcCCTCACCCTGTCTTTCTTCAGAGAAAAAAACCTGAGTTAATTTTACAGTTCACCATACAAAAATGTATGTACAAGATCACTGCTCCCACCTCTGTAGATTAGAGTCATAAAGACTTTTTGAGGGAGAGGAGGCTTCTGTCTCCCTGCATGGCCCAATTGCTTctccccctgtccccctccccaagATGGAGTATGCTTGGAGAGTTGAGGGTGTGTATGGAGCGGCTTCCCCTGCTCCAGAGAACGTTGAGGGGAATGGACACTCTCTTACACCCCTGCATCTTTCAGAGGGAGAAGAAAGTTGCAAGTTCACTCAGTGACATTCCTCAGTAACACACATCAATTCACATCTCAAGATCACACATTCAATAAAGTTATTGAAAATATTTTCTCGTCCTGCACAGTCACACATGTCCAGAGGATACACACACATATGGAATATATGTGTATATGGAGACAGGGACAGAGGCACGCACATAAATACATAGATTCATTCACACTTGCAGATTCACGCAAACGTGCATGCAGATGCACACACAGATTCATGCAGAGACCCGAGCATAGATGTTCACACACAGATGGATACAAACGCACAAATATAGAGACAAACAGGGAGACATAGATGCACACAGgtacatgcacacgcacacaactCACCCCTTGCACCACAATTCCTTGGTCCCTTTATGCTGCAGAACACAGTTGACCTTCCCCCAACCACAAGCAGGAGGCTGTTCAGCCCCTCTCTGGCCTGTTACACCAGGGCAGAGGAAGACCGTCCAGCCTCTCTCTGGCCTGTTGCGCAGGACAGGCGAAGACTCACTGCCTTCTCTCCCCCTGGGTTCACTTGGGGagtggtgggagaggtggagggggtccaTCAGGGAGTGGAGGGGGACGGCCACCTCCAGGGGCCTGTGAGCCTGCCCTGAGTTCCTCACTATGCTGGAAGCCGCGGGGAACACCTTGGGCAGTGAGCAGGGATTCTAGCATGTTGAAGGTATCCTGGTAGTGACTGTGACTGGCTCCGTGTCCGTTGGTGTCAGGGGTGACCGGAGCATGTTCTAGAGGCCTTGAGGAAGAGGAATGGGGGTAAAGTCCTGGCATTTTGCCGGGCCTCAGCTGGTTGCGTTTGTGCCCCTCACCACCCTCCACCTCGCCCCTCCGTGCCCATTGGTGGTGGTGATGTCTGTGACGGTGTGTCGATTCTCTCCTCCTATGACGGCTCCCTGGATGCTCCCTCCTGCCCCCTGACCCATCCTCCTCTGTCTCCACTGCTTCCCCCTGCTCCTGCTTCGCCCCGGTCACCAGCAGCCGGTACTGCCGGGGGCGTCGATCTCTCTCTCGTTGCGGGGCTGGGCCGCTGTCTGACCTCTGCCGTTGCCAGGCCAGTTCTTCCGCTCGCTTAGCCCGGTACTGGTTGAGGCTCACACGCTGGGGGGCCGCTCCCCCCCACCTCCGGCCTCCTCGGTCATCCTCACTGCCTGCGTACACTGGCCCTATCAGATCTCCGCATGGGATGCCAGCACACTGGGAGGGCAGCTCACTACAGCCTTCCTCTGAATCCCGATCCTCCAGCTTCGGTTTCTTAGCTGCTTGGCAGGCCTACAGGAATGACAGAGTGGACCGTCAGGTCAAGAGGGGCAATGGAAGGGGCGAGGGGGGGTGATGGAGGAGGCAGTCAAGGCAATTGGGGGTGAGAGAGGTGACAGGAAGGGGCGGGGGATGATGGTGGGGGTGGTCTGGGCAGGAGGGGGCGGGATGAATGAGGGAGGGGACAAGAGAAACGACAGAGTGGGGCAGTTGGCAGAAGCAGCAATAGAGGTGTTGGAGGGGGCAGGAGGGGTGATCAGGGTGGGAGGGGCAACAGTGGAGGCAGGAGGGGTGTCAGGGGGCAGACAGCAGAAGGggagatggtgggggtgacagtGGGGGTGGTCAGGGCAGGAGGAGATgaggcagggggagggaatgacagTGGGGGCACGGAGTACGAGGGGTC is part of the Narcine bancroftii isolate sNarBan1 chromosome 12, sNarBan1.hap1, whole genome shotgun sequence genome and encodes:
- the cldn12 gene encoding claudin-12, translated to MSCREMHPATVLALLCGVCSLAVLLGATLLPCWRTQRLSSTNRNERNLTVSEGLWSRCVRAQGQAACSYRDADWYRAVDQLDLRLLQLALPLALAAGTTAALLCLLGMCHAACSSQAPRAGLANCLVNSAGCYLVAGVLFLLSSALALAPSAWLLTHTARLNQRYGPVWSPGLAAYLALGSASGLLLTSSLLFLWYGSCRELPSPLWQPLAPSPGRLPSYLPPSSYHSHLSTLEIDIPLVRQQAC
- the LOC138747254 gene encoding cyclin-T1-like isoform X4; the protein is MQRHQRKRSRVAGVRRRERREALCLSTHARPRCSPPVLWNKMAAGSLTPVVRWCFTRQQLQDTPSRRGGVDWDKELSYRQQAANLVQDMGQRLSVSQLTINTAIVYMHRFYMQQCFTKFHRNAYLQEAQDLVILESVILQTLASKDLAQTSYFMATNSLHLTTFCLQYQPPVVACVCIHLACKWSNWEIPVSTDGKNWWEYVDPTVTLELLDELTHEFLQILEKTPNRLKRIKNWRACQAAKKPKLEDRDSEEGCSELPSQCAGIPCGDLIGPVYAGSEDDRGGRRWGGAAPQRVSLNQYRAKRAEELAWQRQRSDSGPAPQRERDRRPRQYRLLVTGAKQEQGEAVETEEDGSGGRREHPGSRHRRRESTHRHRHHHHQWARRGEVEGGEGHKRNQLRPGKMPGLYPHSSSSRPLEHAPVTPDTNGHGASHSHYQDTFNMLESLLTAQGVPRGFQHSEELRAGSQAPGGGRPPPLPDGPPPPLPPLPK
- the LOC138747254 gene encoding cyclin-T1-like isoform X5, with the protein product MIGSDVEETHRDGEETIAPATLFLAAKVEEQPRKLEHVIKVAHACLNPQEPPPDIKSEAYLQEAQDLVILESVILQTLGFEITIDHPHTHVVKCTQLVRASKDLAQTSYFMATNSLHLTTFCLQYQPPVVACVCIHLACKWSNWEIPVSTDGKNWWEYVDPTVTLELLDELTHEFLQILEKTPNRLKRIKNWRACQAAKKPKLEDRDSEEGCSELPSQCAGIPCGDLIGPVYAGSEDDRGGRRWGGAAPQRVSLNQYRAKRAEELAWQRQRSDSGPAPQRERDRRPRQYRLLVTGAKQEQGEAVETEEDGSGGRREHPGSRHRRRESTHRHRHHHHQWARRGEVEGGEGHKRNQLRPGKMPGLYPHSSSSRPLEHAPVTPDTNGHGASHSHYQDTFNMLESLLTAQGVPRGFQHSEELRAGSQAPGGGRPPPLPDGPPPPLPPLPK